A window from Mustela erminea isolate mMusErm1 chromosome 17, mMusErm1.Pri, whole genome shotgun sequence encodes these proteins:
- the LOC116576503 gene encoding cytochrome c oxidase assembly protein COX20, mitochondrial, protein MAAAPDSGEPAKGKPFKLLGILDVENIPCARDSVLYGSLGSVVAGLGHFLLTSRIRRSCDVGVGGFILVTLGCWFHCRYNYAKLRIQERIARDGIKNQILYESTHLDPERKQSKSGS, encoded by the exons ATGGCCGCCGCGCCAGACTCGGGCGAGCCCGCCAAGGGGAAG CCCTTTAAGCTCCTAGGAATTTTAGATGTTGAGAACATTCCCTGTGCTCGGGACTCGGTATTGTATGGTTCATTAGGATCTGTTGTGGCTGGCCTTGGACATTTTTTATTAACTA GTAGGATTAGAAGATCATGTGATGTTGGAGTAGGAGGATTTATCTTGGTGACTTTAGGATGCTG GTTCCATTGTAGGTATAATTACGCAAAGCTAAGAATCCAGGAAAGAATTGCCAGAGATGGAATTAAAAATCAGATTCTCTACGAAAGTACCCACCTTGatcctgaaagaaaacaaagcaagagcGGCAGCTGA